GGGGACTCACCCATCCAGACTCCAGAAAAAGCTTTGTCACCAGTTAGAGTGGGTGACTAACCCAGCTCCCTTGGGTGCATTTGGGCGACACACAGGGAGTTTTGTTCCCAGGAGTATCAGCCTGTGCATCCTGCGATGTCCTGGCTGGCACGTTGGTCCCCACCCCTCCATAGTGTTGCCTCACATGGAATCAGCTCAGGGAGCTGCATGCTTCACCCACTGTCTTTTCTCCAGCATGGTCTGAGGGAGGCCACCTGGCCACGGGCTCTGTTCTCACACGACTCCATTGCGTATGGGGTGAGTCCGCACCCTGTAGATGATGACAGCCGTGGCTGGGCACAGCACCATGGATGTCATGACCAGGATGGTGGCCAGGATGATTAACACAATGACCCAGATGTCCAGGATGTGCTTGGGAATGGCAGACATGGTGGGATTTGGGCTGCTCATGACTTCCATCTTCCTTCTCTCTGCCACAAAAAGAAAGAGTTATGGATAAAGCAGGGCACAGAGCACTCCAGAAAAGACCCTATAATTATATATCCCATCCCCCTCATCCCCTCTTCCCCACTCACCCCAtgtcttcctcctcccttctcttccaCGGTTCCCCTCATCCTACCCCCTCCTCACCTTCCCCATCCCATCTctaaccccctccctcctctcagTTACCCCTGGCACTACAGAATCACCAACTGTCTCTTTCCATCTCACTCCCGGCCTTTCCCAACCTAGGCTGAAAATACAACTTTCCTCTTCTGGTTTCTCAGGTCACATTAAGGCCTCAGCCTTCTCCACTCCCCACTTTGCTCTTTTTATTATTGACAGCAATAGAGCAGGGCCACAAGCAGCCGGAATGGCCTTTCGAGTGAGATTTGCAAACCCGACCCTGCATGTCTGGAGCTTGTCTGGTGCTGCTGTTTCATGTATTTGGAAACCCTGCTAAAGTTTTAAACTTTTATCAAGGTTCGTCCTTGGCATAGCGTATTACTTCTGCAGACATCTGTATTTTGAAGCACTCTGTGCAAGGCAGACTTGGCAGAAATGTAAACTTGTGAACACACATTTCAAACAAAGAAGCTTGGTTTGATGCTTAGAGAAGGGGGCTGGATGCCAGGAGCCCTATTTCCATCTCTtccattgacttgctgtgtggcaCTGACTAAGTACCTTACCAActctgtatatacatatataataaaTGTATGTAATTCCATTTACCCGCTGTTAAGTGGCCCTTGCAAAGCTGCTGTCAGGAGGCC
The DNA window shown above is from Gopherus flavomarginatus isolate rGopFla2 chromosome 7, rGopFla2.mat.asm, whole genome shotgun sequence and carries:
- the SMIM3 gene encoding small integral membrane protein 3, whose amino-acid sequence is MEVMSSPNPTMSAIPKHILDIWVIVLIILATILVMTSMVLCPATAVIIYRVRTHPIRNGVV